The window GGGCACATCATCCGAGTGCGCACAGGCACGTGCTTCCACCAACGCAAGCTCCATTTGGGCCTTGCGTTCGTGGGATGTGGGAACTGCCATACCTCGAGCCTATATCCGCATATTTGACAGGGTTTAGCGCAGTCCGGTTAACTTATCTCTATGACAACTGGCGCTCACACCTTCACTGGTGCTCACGGCATGATGCCCGTGATGAGCTGTGCCTGCCGTCGAATGTGTTGCAGCAACTAACTCCCGCTGCATTACCCCTCATTCGACACTCAACACATCGCCCGTGTTAACCCGGCCTGATGTTTATGGCACCACAAAGGATTCCAATGTCAACACCCACCGAACGCCCTATCCCTAAGGGATTCGCGCTTTATGTCGGCCTCGACGAGGCAACTGCTGCTGAGCGCGGTCTAGACCTGGGCAAGGTTGTGGAAGCTCTCAAGAAGCTCACCAATGAACTCGTTCCTGGCACCGAAACCTATGCCGCGGTTGCACTTGCTCCTGCCAGCTCACGAGGTCGCCAAGTGGACCTGGTTCGCCTCGCTCTGCAAGAGCCTTCCGCCGTGGCGAAATACACCCCAGAAGAAGACTTTGAGCCATCTGATGGTGACGGTGGTGTTGTGGTCGACATCTCGCGCAAGCGCGTGCTGATTGACTACCAAGCGGCGCCGCTGACCTTCAAAGAGTTTGAGCTGCTCCAGTTCCTTGTTGTTCACAAGGGTGAGACGATCAGCCGTGAAGAAATCATCAAGGCACTCTGGCGCGAAGATGATCTCGATATCCCCAACGAGCGCACTATCGACGTTCACGTTCGACGTCTACGTTCCAAGCTCGGCCGCTTCGAAGACATCGTGCGCACGGTGCGTGGTGTGGGTTACCGCTATGACACTCACGCTGACGTAACCGTCATGCATGCTGGCACCCCCAGCCCGGATCTTTTCTAAAGTTCTCAGGAAACTTGTAGGAAAAACACTTCCCCACCGTTACCGTTCCGTTATAAAGTGTCATTACGAGCGTTGCTAGCTGTGGCTAACTCGTGAATGTGATTGCAAAACTCTTGGTGTAATACAAGGGCCGATCGGATGCCTCTTCCGATCGGCCCTTACCTATTGCCTAGGCTGTACTCATGACCTGCTCACTCGTATGGCTGCGCGACGATCTTCGCGTTGCAGATAACCCCGCTCTTGTTGCTGCGGTAGAACGTGGTGAGCCCGTCGTTGTGGTGTTCATCCTGGATGAAGTTTCTCCCGGCATTCGCCCCCTGGGCGGCGCAACAAAGTGGTGGCTCCACCACAGTCTCACCGCACTGCGAGACAAGCTTCACCGTCTCGGTGGCGAGCTGATTCTTCGCCAGGGAGCGGCACCAGACATCATTCGCACCCTCATCCGAGAGACAGGTGCAACTGCTCTCTACTGGAA of the Aurantimicrobium photophilum genome contains:
- a CDS encoding winged helix-turn-helix domain-containing protein; the encoded protein is MFMAPQRIPMSTPTERPIPKGFALYVGLDEATAAERGLDLGKVVEALKKLTNELVPGTETYAAVALAPASSRGRQVDLVRLALQEPSAVAKYTPEEDFEPSDGDGGVVVDISRKRVLIDYQAAPLTFKEFELLQFLVVHKGETISREEIIKALWREDDLDIPNERTIDVHVRRLRSKLGRFEDIVRTVRGVGYRYDTHADVTVMHAGTPSPDLF